Below is a genomic region from Catenuloplanes atrovinosus.
CGATCGCCATCACGTCGTTGTCGTAGATCACCGCGGTCGGCCGCCGCGCGGAGCTGAGCAGCCGCCGGGTGGCCCGGGCGCCCTCCTCGCCGGTGTAGTCGGACGGCACCGTGACGATCTCCCCGGACAGGCCGAGGCGCGCGCCGACCGCGAGGAACGCCTCCGTGCGCGCCCGCGTGTGCTCCAGCTCCGGCAGGCCGCCGACCCGGGCGATGCGCCGGTGGCCGAGCGCGACCAGGTACTCCACGGTCTCGGCCAGCGCGGCGGTCTCGTCGGACCAGACGCCGGGCAGCGCGCCGGTGCCGTCCGGCCCGCCGATCACCACCGCGGGCAGTTGCAGCCGCTCCAGCTCGGGCACGCGCCGGTCGTCCACCCGCAGGTCGCAGAGGAGCACGCCGTCCACCCGCCGCTCACCCCACCAGCGCCGGTAGACCGCGATCTCCGCGTCCGGGTGCGCGACGACCTGCAGGGTGAGCGCGTACGACCGGGCGGACAGCTCGGCCTCCACGCCGCTGATCAGCTCCATGAAGAACGGCTCGATGCCGAGCGTGCGGGCCGGCCGGCAGAGCGCCAGCCCGACCGCGCCGGCGCTGGCGCCGGAGAGCGCGCGGGCCGCGCTGCTCGGGCTGAAGCCGATCTCGTCAGCGATGTCCAGGATTCGCCGCCGGGTGGCGTCGGAGACGCCGGGCTGCCCGTTCAGCGCGTACGAGACCGCGCCCTTGGACACGCCGGCCCGGCGTGCGATGTCCGCGATGGTGGGTCGCTTCACGGCTGTTGAGCTTGCCCGGTTAAGTGCACGCCCGTCAATGCGTCCTACTGGTGGTATTGGCGACCTTCGCTGCGTTCAATACGGTGGCGTCGCTTACGCGCTTCAGTAACCCCCATCGATATTCGCCCGCTCGATCGGAGGCACCCGTGCACAGACGGTCACTGGTTGCGGCGGCCGCGGCGGCGATGCTCCTCGCCGCCGGCTGCACCACCACCGGCACCGCCACCACCCCGCAGCAGGACGCGGCCGGCCCGGCCGAGCTGCTGTTCTGGAACACCGGCAGTGACGAGCAGGCGGCCGCGATGCAGGTCGCCGCGGATCGCTACAAGGAGCTGCACCCGGACGTCACGATCAAGGTGCAGGCGATCGCCTGGGACGACGGCCGGGCGAAGGTGCTGACCGCCGCCACCTCGCGCAGCGGGCCGGACATCGTCTCCGGCGGCCTCTCCTGGGGCATCGAGCTCGGCGAGCTCGGCGGCATGATCGACCTGAACCGGTACGACGTGACCGCCGCCCGGCAGCAGACCCGCCCCGAGCTGTGGAGCTCGATCACCTCGCCCGGCGGCGCGGTCTACGGCATCCCGATGGACATGACGCTGTACGTCTTCTACTACCGCCCCGACCTGCTCCAGCGGGCCGGCCTCGGCGGCCCGCCCACGACCTGGGCCGAGTTGTTCACCGCCGTGGACCGGCTCAAGGCGTCCGGCGTGCCGACGCCGCTGGTCGAGGAGTGGGGCACGTTCGAGTGGCTGCCCTGGTTCAACTACCTGAAGCAGGCCGGCGGCTCGCTCTACTCGCCGGACTGCACGGAGGTCACGATCGCCTCGGACGCGGCCGTGACCGCAACCACCGCCTGGGCCGACCAGTACCGCAGGTACGGCGTGCCGAAGGCCACCGTCGACGTCGGCGCCGGGCTGGCCAAGGGGGAGTACGCGATGGCGATCGGCGCGTCGTACCTGGCCGGCGGCTTCGACTCCGGGCACCCGGAGCTGAAGGGCAAGTGGCAGACCGCGCCGCTGCCCACCGGACCGGCCGGCGCCGGCTCGTTCGTCGGCGGCAAGATCGTCGGTGCCATGTCGTACACGAAGTACCCGCAGGCCGCGGCCGACTTCGTGAAGTGGCTCTACACGGACGAGGCGGTGGAGATCCTCCAGCGCGAGGTGTTCACCCGCGGCGGCGAACTCTACATCTCCCCGCGCCCGGAGCTGCTGGCCAAGGCCAACGCGAGCGACAACCTCAAGCAGACGCTCCAGGCCACGCTCGGCACGGTGACCGGCCCGCCCAACTGCAAGGGCTGGGAGACCAGCGGCGCCGAGGTCAGCAAGCGGCTGCAGGCGGTGGTCAACGACGGCGCGGACCCGCGGGCCGCGCTGACCGAGGCCGCCCAGATCATGCGGGACAACCTCGGCTGAGGTTCCGGTTCGGGCCGCCGGCCGGCACCGGCCGGCGGCCCCGCGTCGCGAGGGAGGGACCGTACCCATGACGGCCGTGCTGACCGAGCCGCCGCTGACCAACGGCCGGACGGCGAGCCGCCGCCGGGCGCGGCTGCGCCGGGCCGTACCCGGATATCTCATGCTCCTGCCGTTCGCCGGGCTGTTCCTCGGCTTCCTGATCTGGCCACTGCTCAACGCGCTGTACTTCGCGTTCACCGACTTCAACGGCGTGCGCCCGCCCTCCTGGGTCGGCACGGAGAACTTCCGCCGGCTCTGGCTGGACGATCCGCGCTTCCGGAAGGCGCTGGTCAATTCGCTGATCTACGTGGCGCTCGCGGTCACGCTGACCACGGCCGCGGCGCTCACGCTCGCGCTGGCGTTCCGCGGCACGTCGTGGCGCGACCGGGTGATGCGCACGATCTTCTTCCTGCCGTCCGTCACGTCCACCATCGCGGTCATGCTGATCTGGCGCTGGATCTTCTCCGGCGAGCGGTTCGGGCTGGCCAACACGGTGCTGTCCTGGTTCGGCGCGGAGCCGGTGTCGTGGCTGTCCACGCCGCGCTGGACCATCCCGCTGCTGGTGCTGATGGCGGTCTGGGGCGGCTGCGGGTACGGCATGGTCATCTTCGTCTCCGGGCTGAACGCGATCCCGGAGGAGCTCTACGAGGCCGCGCGGCTGGACGGCGCGGGCGGGTGGCAGCAGTTCCGCTACGTCACGCTCCCGCAGCTGCGCCCGGTCACCACCTACGTGGTGATCACCGGCCTGATCGGCGCGTTCCAGGTGTTCGAGGCCGTCTACATCGTGTTCCGCGCGGTGAGCAGCGTCGGCGGCGTGCAGGACGGCGGCCTGATGCTGGTGCCGTACCTCTACGACATGGGGTTCACGAAGTTCCAGCTCGGCTACGCGTCCGCGATCGCGTGGACGCTCTTCCTGATCATCTTCGTGATCAGCATGATCCAGTTGCGGGTCACCCGCGCGCTGAGGGAGCTGTGATGACCCGACTTCGGGGCGAGCTGCTGCGCCTGCCGCTCTACCTGGCCGGCCTCACCATGCTGGTGCCGTTCTACTGGATGGCGTCGGCCGCGTTCAAGCCGGTGCCGGAGCTGACCAGGAACCCGCCGAGCTTCGTGCCGGGCGACCCGACGCTGGACGCGTTCTACGAGCCGGCCTGGGACCCGGGCGTGCGCGCGGACCAGCTCGTCGCCGGGCTGTTCCAACGCTACCAGGACGTACCCGGCGGCTTCCTGCGGTTCATGGGGAACAGCCTGTTCGTCGCGGCCGCGATCACGGTGCTGTCGCTGCTGATCGCGGCGCTGGCCGCGTACGCGCTGACCAAGATGGACCTGCCCGGCCGCCGGGTGATCTTCGTGGTCGTGGTGGCGTCCATGATGATCCCCTGGCAGGTCACGCTGGTGCCGAACTACCTGATCGTGCGCAACCTGGAGTGGCTCAACACCTACCAGGGCTACATCGTCCCGGCGCTGGCCAAGGCGTTCGTGGT
It encodes:
- a CDS encoding LacI family DNA-binding transcriptional regulator, which gives rise to MKRPTIADIARRAGVSKGAVSYALNGQPGVSDATRRRILDIADEIGFSPSSAARALSGASAGAVGLALCRPARTLGIEPFFMELISGVEAELSARSYALTLQVVAHPDAEIAVYRRWWGERRVDGVLLCDLRVDDRRVPELERLQLPAVVIGGPDGTGALPGVWSDETAALAETVEYLVALGHRRIARVGGLPELEHTRARTEAFLAVGARLGLSGEIVTVPSDYTGEEGARATRRLLSSARRPTAVIYDNDVMAI
- a CDS encoding extracellular solute-binding protein; the encoded protein is MHRRSLVAAAAAAMLLAAGCTTTGTATTPQQDAAGPAELLFWNTGSDEQAAAMQVAADRYKELHPDVTIKVQAIAWDDGRAKVLTAATSRSGPDIVSGGLSWGIELGELGGMIDLNRYDVTAARQQTRPELWSSITSPGGAVYGIPMDMTLYVFYYRPDLLQRAGLGGPPTTWAELFTAVDRLKASGVPTPLVEEWGTFEWLPWFNYLKQAGGSLYSPDCTEVTIASDAAVTATTAWADQYRRYGVPKATVDVGAGLAKGEYAMAIGASYLAGGFDSGHPELKGKWQTAPLPTGPAGAGSFVGGKIVGAMSYTKYPQAAADFVKWLYTDEAVEILQREVFTRGGELYISPRPELLAKANASDNLKQTLQATLGTVTGPPNCKGWETSGAEVSKRLQAVVNDGADPRAALTEAAQIMRDNLG
- a CDS encoding carbohydrate ABC transporter permease; its protein translation is MTAVLTEPPLTNGRTASRRRARLRRAVPGYLMLLPFAGLFLGFLIWPLLNALYFAFTDFNGVRPPSWVGTENFRRLWLDDPRFRKALVNSLIYVALAVTLTTAAALTLALAFRGTSWRDRVMRTIFFLPSVTSTIAVMLIWRWIFSGERFGLANTVLSWFGAEPVSWLSTPRWTIPLLVLMAVWGGCGYGMVIFVSGLNAIPEELYEAARLDGAGGWQQFRYVTLPQLRPVTTYVVITGLIGAFQVFEAVYIVFRAVSSVGGVQDGGLMLVPYLYDMGFTKFQLGYASAIAWTLFLIIFVISMIQLRVTRALREL
- a CDS encoding carbohydrate ABC transporter permease — protein: MTRLRGELLRLPLYLAGLTMLVPFYWMASAAFKPVPELTRNPPSFVPGDPTLDAFYEPAWDPGVRADQLVAGLFQRYQDVPGGFLRFMGNSLFVAAAITVLSLLIAALAAYALTKMDLPGRRVIFVVVVASMMIPWQVTLVPNYLIVRNLEWLNTYQGYIVPALAKAFVVFFLVQYMRSIPDDLVHAARVDGAGEFRIWWRVVMPLMRPALAAMAIFVVLAEWNNFLWPLIIVQDDTMANVPVALSRLNASNAFNPHNMAVIMAASLLTSLPTVIFFLAFQKHFTRGIALSGIKG